Proteins encoded in a region of the Balaenoptera ricei isolate mBalRic1 chromosome 19, mBalRic1.hap2, whole genome shotgun sequence genome:
- the LIN7B gene encoding LOW QUALITY PROTEIN: protein lin-7 homolog B (The sequence of the model RefSeq protein was modified relative to this genomic sequence to represent the inferred CDS: substituted 1 base at 1 genomic stop codon), whose amino-acid sequence MGSEGRAARPERXQVGRCAHWASPPQGALVSGAWPRAAPPSSPATARRVPRSGGADMAALVEPLGLERDVSRAVELLERLQRSGELPPQKLQALQRVLQSRFCSAIREVYEQLYDTLDITGSAEIRAHATAKATVAAFTASEGHAHPRVVELPKTDEGLGFNIMGGKEQNSPIYISRVIPGGVADRHGGLKRGDQLLSVNGVSVEGEQHEKAVELLKAAQGSVKLVVRYTPRVLEEMEARFEKMRSARRRQQHQSYSSLESRG is encoded by the exons ATGGGGTCTGAGGGCAGGGCAGCGAGACCCGAGCGGTAGCAGGTGGGACGGTGCGCTCACTGGGCCTCGCCTCCGCAGGGGGCGCTCGTCTCCGGGGCGTGGCCTCGCGCAGCCCCGCCCTCCTCGCCGGCGACCGCCAGGCGGGTGCCTCGCAGCGGCGGCGCTGACATGGCTGCGCTGGTGGAGCCGCTGGGGCTGGAGCGGG aCGTGTCCCGGGCGGTGGAGCTCCTCGAGCGGCTCCAGCGCAGCGGGGAGCTGCCCCCGCAGAAGTTGCAGGCCCTCCAGCGAGTCCTGCAGAGCCGCTTCTGCTCTGCCATCCGGGAG GTGTATGAGCAACTCTATGACACGCTGGACATCACCGGCAGTGCTGAGATCCGGGCCCACGCCACAGCCAAG GCCACGGTGGCCGCCTTCACAGCCAGTGAGGGCCACGCACATCCCAGGGTAGTGGAACTGCCCAAGACGGATGAGGGCCTGGGCTTCAACATCATGGGGGGCAAGGAGCAGAATTCGCCCATCTACATCTCCCGTGTCATCCCTGGAGGCGTGGCTGACCGCCACGGAGGCCTCAAGCGTGGGGACCAGCTGCTGTCAGTGAATGGTGTG AGCGTTGAGGGTGAGCAGCATGAGAAGGCAGTGGAGTTGCTGAAGGCTGCCCAGGGCTCGGTGAAGCTGGTGGTGCGCTATACACCTCGAGTGCTGGAGGAGATGGAGGCCCGCTTTGAGAAGATGCGCTCTGCCCGGCGGCGCCAGCAACATCAGAGCTACTC GTCCTTGGAGTCTCGAGGCTGA